In a genomic window of Candidatus Methanomethylophilaceae archaeon:
- a CDS encoding iron ABC transporter permease: protein MAGKEDYYRIVRRKWAFVAMICVVIVIALILSLSIGIYDLSFADCYRILIEHLTGNITDEYEDDIVMNTRLPIAVFAVIVGAVLSVGGAVMQSLLRNPLADPYTMGVSSGALLGASLAIIGSSFFPMFGERWATVIMAFMFSLIPVSVILILSFRRRITPTKVILIGIAMMYIFQAVVSLIMITASEDTLSDIYSWRVGTLSLTKWDTIPIPLAIGAVCIAFLYYHNRRINVMMAGTNSAHSMGVDPKRTILTEITVVSLMTAAVVSFTGTIGFVGLVGPHIARLFVGSETKYLIPASAAFGGCFLLIANCIARVSGTYGLPVGVISAIIGCPLFIFILIKMRRKSAWN, encoded by the coding sequence ATGGCTGGCAAAGAGGATTACTACAGGATCGTGCGCCGCAAATGGGCTTTCGTCGCGATGATATGCGTAGTCATAGTCATCGCCCTGATCCTGTCCCTTTCGATAGGGATTTACGATCTCAGCTTCGCCGACTGCTACAGGATCCTGATCGAGCATCTGACGGGGAACATCACGGATGAGTACGAGGACGACATCGTCATGAACACCAGGCTCCCGATCGCGGTATTCGCGGTCATAGTCGGGGCGGTGCTGTCCGTGGGCGGAGCCGTGATGCAGTCCCTGCTGCGCAACCCTCTGGCGGACCCGTATACGATGGGAGTGTCGTCGGGAGCTCTTCTCGGCGCATCGCTGGCGATCATAGGCAGCTCATTCTTCCCGATGTTCGGCGAGCGCTGGGCCACGGTGATAATGGCCTTTATGTTCTCCCTGATACCTGTCTCGGTCATCCTGATCCTGTCCTTCCGCAGGAGGATCACGCCGACGAAGGTCATCCTGATAGGGATCGCGATGATGTACATCTTCCAGGCCGTGGTCTCGCTGATCATGATCACGGCTTCCGAGGACACTCTGTCGGACATCTATTCCTGGAGGGTCGGAACGCTGTCCCTCACGAAGTGGGATACCATACCCATACCCTTGGCCATCGGCGCCGTCTGCATAGCATTCCTTTACTATCACAACAGGCGCATAAACGTCATGATGGCCGGGACCAACTCCGCCCATTCGATGGGCGTGGACCCGAAGAGGACGATCCTCACGGAGATAACCGTGGTCTCGCTCATGACGGCCGCCGTGGTCAGCTTCACCGGAACGATAGGGTTCGTGGGGCTTGTCGGGCCGCATATCGCCAGGCTGTTCGTGGGCTCCGAGACCAAGTATCTGATCCCAGCTTCCGCCGCGTTCGGGGGATGCTTCCTTCTGATCGCGAACTGCATCGCCAGGGTGTCGGGTACGTACGGGCTTCCGGTGGGAGTAATCAGCGCCATCATAGGCTGTCCGCTGTTCATTTTCATACTGATCAAGATGCGCAGGAAGAGCGCATGGAATTGA
- a CDS encoding ABC transporter ATP-binding protein produces the protein MRLIIDGIEFGYSSAPVLKDITLDASGPQLLSIIGPNGVGKSTLIHCINRILSPNKGTVLIDGDRVDSISLKDLAKKVGYVPYSANDAFPLSVVDTVMMGRHPHATYKSLDKDLDIVYDTLRLLNIEDLALRSFDELSAGQHQKVMLARGLVQEPEILLLDEPTSNLDIKHQMEVTRILRGLSQEKGILIIMISHDLNIAAKYSDAMLMLAKGSIFAIGTPSEVLTKENIKEVYGVDSEVIDSRGRPHIIMLDDEFDSQQKTLADGTYAMNRRADRRLYSI, from the coding sequence ATGAGACTGATAATCGACGGAATAGAATTCGGGTACTCCAGCGCCCCAGTTCTCAAGGACATCACGCTGGATGCCAGCGGCCCGCAGCTCCTGTCCATCATCGGGCCGAACGGGGTCGGGAAATCCACGCTCATACACTGCATAAACAGGATCCTCTCTCCGAACAAGGGGACGGTATTGATAGACGGGGACAGGGTGGACTCCATCTCCCTGAAGGATCTGGCCAAGAAGGTAGGCTACGTGCCGTATTCGGCCAACGACGCTTTCCCCCTATCCGTCGTGGACACCGTCATGATGGGCCGTCATCCCCATGCCACCTACAAGTCCCTGGACAAGGATCTGGACATTGTCTACGATACTCTGAGGCTCCTCAACATCGAGGATCTCGCCCTGAGGTCTTTCGACGAGCTCTCGGCAGGGCAGCATCAGAAGGTCATGCTTGCCAGAGGCCTCGTACAGGAGCCCGAGATCCTGCTTCTCGACGAGCCCACGTCCAATCTCGATATCAAGCACCAGATGGAGGTCACCCGCATCCTCAGGGGGCTGTCCCAAGAGAAAGGGATTCTGATCATAATGATCAGCCACGACCTGAACATCGCGGCGAAGTATTCGGATGCCATGCTGATGCTTGCCAAAGGCTCGATTTTCGCCATCGGAACGCCTTCCGAGGTTCTGACCAAGGAGAACATCAAAGAGGTCTACGGCGTCGATTCCGAGGTCATAGACAGCCGCGGCAGACCCCATATAATCATGCTCGACGACGAGTTCGACTCGCAGCAGAAGACCCTTGCCGACGGCACATATGCGATGAACAGAAGAGCCGATCGACGTCTATACTCCATTTAA